A stretch of DNA from Nitrosopumilus zosterae:
TATGCTTCATGATATGATCCTAATCCGTCTGTAATGAACACTTTGGGTTTTGCCTGTGTAACCTCTTTTGATTTCTGTAACAAACCTCTTGCATCATGACCTTCTTTTCTGTCTGCAACTTCTTGAGCTATCCAGTATCTAGTCTCTTGATCCATTAATGCAAATACGTATTTCAAATCACCATGAATCTTCATGTAGATTTCATCGGCGTGCCAAGCATCGCCTACATTAGGAACGATTTTGTCAATATACTTCTGCATCAGTTCGGTGTATTTTGTAATCCAGTTATACACAGTAACATGAGATACATTAGTTCCCTGCAATTTCAAGAATTTTGTAACGCCTCGTAGGGATTCACCTGTAAAGTAGAGTTGTAAAGCTGATGTAATTGATTGTGGAGTTGATTTCATTCTTTCAAATCCTAAGTTAATTGAGAATGTCTTGTGACAATCAGAGCATACGAATCTTTGAATGTTGCCAGACTTGTTTTTTCTGATTCCAAATTTCTTTACGTTATCTGAATGGCAGAATTTACAGTTTGAAATTGTAATTGATGGAATTGTAATCTTATTTTGCTGTCTGACTTCCTGTCTTATCTTTATGCTGATTTCAATGGCATGGATGTGCTTGCAACAGACTTTTCTGAACTTGTGATCCGCACAGTTACAAGTCCAAGAATTGCCTACCTTTACTACATCGTATTTTCTTTTTGATGTCTGTGAGTGTACCTTGTAATGAATGTCAGATACACGAATCAGGTCTGATTTCAAGGCTATTTCTTTTCCTTTTTGCTCACGTTTGTTTTTCATCTTACTTACTAGGTATATTGTATAAGGTATTATTAAATATTTACCTAGTAGGTATATCCTTAAATATTTGAATACATACTATCTAAACAATGGGAATTGTAAAGCTTGAGGGATATTCATGTGATAGATGCGGACACCAATGGGTACCACGAACCAAGATAAATGAACTTCCCATCATATGTCCTAAATGCAAGTCACCATACTGGAACAAGCCACGACAAGGTAATACAAAGAAACATTTGGATTGGAAAGAAAAAAGGAGAATGACATAATGGTTCAAAAAGAATTTGGTTGTGACAACAACGGATGTAATCACACCATTGTAGTAACTTCTCCTGATGATGTATACACAAGACTTCTTCGCGATGTTTGTTGTGACGAAAGTATGGAAAAAAAATACGAATGTGATGATTGCCATTTTATGAATACACGTTACTGGTGTGTTAAACATCCGTCTCACGTAATTGGGTTTGGTGCAAAAGATCCGTATGATGAGACTAGATTTTCTACTTATGTTTAGATTCATTTTATAAAAAATGAACTAACCACAAAGAATTCAAACCCATCAATCTTTTTCAAACCTTCTATTAGTTTCTTGATCTGTTCTTCTGTGAGATTATCTCTGGGTTTTACATTTGCTTGAATCATATTACCTATTAGGTAATACCTAGTATATGAGAACTATTAGATGGATCAACCGAGGTTAACAGGTAGAATTTTTTACCGTCAACTTAACAGAACCTCAAAACAATACTCTTATAAAGTACTCGTACCGTACCATACGGTATGGTAGAAGATTTAAGATTAGATAGTTTAGAGGGCGTAGGTCCTGTAACTACAAGAAAATTATCCGATGCAGGTGTCCACAACGTCATGGATCTCATCG
This window harbors:
- a CDS encoding DDE-type integrase/transposase/recombinase, with the protein product MKNKREQKGKEIALKSDLIRVSDIHYKVHSQTSKRKYDVVKVGNSWTCNCADHKFRKVCCKHIHAIEISIKIRQEVRQQNKITIPSITISNCKFCHSDNVKKFGIRKNKSGNIQRFVCSDCHKTFSINLGFERMKSTPQSITSALQLYFTGESLRGVTKFLKLQGTNVSHVTVYNWITKYTELMQKYIDKIVPNVGDAWHADEIYMKIHGDLKYVFALMDQETRYWIAQEVADRKEGHDARGLLQKSKEVTQAKPKVFITDGLGSYHEAYKKEFWSLKREDRTLHIRHIHLQGDRNNNIQERLNGEIRDREKVMRGLKKMDTPILTGYQIYHNYLRPHMGLEGKTPAQACGIEIEGSNKWLTLIQNATDLNRSLIKK